In Candidatus Baltobacteraceae bacterium, the genomic stretch ATATTGTTGGTCGAGACGTGAATCGTCAAGCCGTAGAACGTGCTCGCTGCCCACGCCGGGGTCGCGGTCGCGGCGAGCGAGAGGAACACAAGAGCGGCAAAGCCGCGCAAAAGTACGTGTCGCATGGCTGGATTATACCTACGCCGAACACGCTCGAAACGAGATGGCAACGCTCTTCGACTCTCTCCCTGCCGAGGCGACCCTGTTTGCCGACGGCGGCTCTCGCGGTAACCCGGGACCGGCGGCCAGCGGCGCGGTGCTGATCGATGCCGACGGCACGATTCTCGACCAAATCGGTCGCTATCTTGGCACGGCGACCAACAACGTTGCGGAATGGACCGCCCTCTGTATCGGGCTCGAGCGCGCGGCCGAGCACGGATTTCGGCGTATCGCAGTGCGGCTCGACTCCGAGCTGGTCGTCAAGCAGATGCGCGGCGAGTACCGCGTGAAGCACGCCGACCTGCAACCGCTCCATCGCCGTGCGCAGGCGCTGCTCCGGCGCTTCGAGCACGTCGACATCAAACACGTGCCGCGGAAGCTGAACAAGCTTGCCGACCGGCTCGTCAACGACGTGCTCGACCAGGAAGCGGTCGCGCGGAATCAGTAAGGACGCCCCTCATGCTCCGCCGTACGGTCGTCGTTCCTTGGGCCATCTTTATCTTCGTCGTCGTAATGACTGTTATCGGGATCAAGATCTACGGCGGCGGCGAGCTCTCGCGGCTCAACGGGGTTGCGCGCATCGTGCAGCAGCCGAGCGCCCTGTACGCGGATCTCACGATCCTCTACGACAAGCCGCCGATCTACGAAGAAGCGTATCGTACGAAAGACGTCGAGGGAATTTCGACCTTTCAATACGTGATCCGCACGTACGCCGGAAAGCAGATCTCGATTACCGCTCCGCGCGAGGTAACCACCGACGTGAGTTACTTCTTCGGAAGGCTCGTCCAGGACGGCGTCTGGGATTTGGTCGATCGCCCGCCGCGCGGAAACACGAGCGTCCATTACACCGTGTACGTAAAGCAGCTCGCCGACTTCAAGCAAGGGGATCGCACCGTCACCTTTACGGACCCGCACTATTGGGCGACGACCGCGGGACGGCAGTTCACCATCGATCTGCGCAAAACGAATCCCAACGATCTGCTCAAATTGCGCAGTACGCAGCTCGCCGATCCGCACTACCAACAAATCGTCGATGATTTTCGCAACTTCGGCCCGATCGCGTTCCGCGCGAAGATCGCGGCGATACGTGCTTCGCTGATGCGCGGAACGAACGCGAAATGACGTTTGGTGCGCGCGTCGCGATGCAGACGTTGGTAGCCTGCGCGGCCATGGCGCTCCTCGGGTTTTGGTTCTACGAGTTTTCGGAAAGCCCGAGCAATCAGATCTTCGGGCGAACGCTGGTGAGCGGACCGCGAGACCAACGGGTTGTCGCGTTGACCTTCGATGACGGACCGAACCCGCCGTACACCAGCGCGATTCTGGACGTGCTCGAAAAGGAGCGCGTGCACGCCACGTTCTTCGTCGTCGGCCGGGCGGTGGCAGCCTACCCGGCGGTCGTGCGGCGTGAGGTGCGCGACGGTGACGCGATCGGGAATCACACCTGGTCGCACGGGCATCTGATCTGGATGGACGCGGCGCGCGTTCGTACCTCGCTCGCCCGCACCGACGAAGCGATCTATCGCGCGGCCGGCGTTCGCCCGCGCATCATGCGGCCGCCGTTCGGCGCGCGCGACTGGCTCGTGCTCGACGAAGTGCGGCGCATGGGGTACACGCCGGTGATGTGGTCGGTGCCGCTCGCCAACGATTGGGAACAACCACCGCCGCAAACGATCGCCGACCGTATCGTTCCCTACGTGCGGGACGGATCGATCGTCGTGCTGCACGACGGAAACCGCGGCATCGTCTGCGGCGGCCGTATACCCGCCAAAACGTGCGACCGCCACACCGACATCGAGGCGACGCAGCTGATCATCGACCGGCTGCGGCGCGAAGGGTTCCGCTTCGTCACCGTACCCGAGCTGCTGGCCCGCGGCGGTGCTACGCATATACGCGCCCGCGGAATCGAATGAACCCGCCGGGGTGACGATGCGCGGGGTCGTGGTGCGTCCAGTGCACGATCGGCGCCGGCGCGCCGGGGTCACGCACCATCTCGCCGCGTACCTCGATCCGATCGCCCGGGCTCACCGGCACGCGGGGCGCGATGTCGACGTTGTCGATTACCTCGATCGGGCCGGCAGCGGTTTGGGCCCAGAACTCCTCGTGTTCGGCGTTGGTGTGCGTCCCCATGAAGTACGTAGGGCGGCTCGTGACCGTCGCCATCAAATCGACCATCGTCATCCTCCTCTATGCATGGATCACGCGTGCGAGGGAAAATGACTAGGGCTATGCGGGTCCTCTTGACGGAACGGCTGCGTTTGGTCCCGGTGACCACCCAAAACGCGGCGGTGCTGTGGCAGGTTCTCCAGCAACCGGGTTTGCGCGAGTTTCAGGATCTGCCTGACGTCGATTTAGCGCAGTTCCGGCGTATGGTTGCGGCGCGGCCGGCACGGCTCGAGCAAGGCGCATGGGGCCGCTTCGAATGGCTGATTTTTTTTGAAGGCGTGAGCGAGCCCGTGGGTTGGACGTCGCTGCGCGTCGGCGAGCGCGCCACCGGTTCGGCCGAAGTCGGCTACAGCGTCGTGCAGTCGGCGCGCGGCCGCGGCATCGCAACCGAGTGCGTGCGGGCAATTGCCGCCGAAGCCTTCTCGCGGCTGCACTTGCGCAAGCTGCGTGCCTACTGCGTGCCCGAGAACCGCTCGTCGCGTGCCGTGCTCGCGCGTGCCGGCTTTGCGGAGGACGGCGTCTTACCGCGCGGCGCCACCGTGCAGGGTCAGCCGGTCGACGTCCTCGGCTACGTGCTCGACCGCGAGCAATGGGAAATCCGCCGCTCCGCTTAGCCGGCCTCTTCCGGCCAGACGATCGTGACCCCGGCGTCCGCAACGCCGAAATAGCGCGTCCGATCGCGTAAGTAGCGCATCAGCGGATCGCGCACCACCGCGATCGCGATGCGCGAGGCGAGGCGGTCGATCGCAACCCACTCGACTGCGACGATGTGATCGCTGCTTTTGGGTAACGCGATCGTGCCGCGAACGTCGATCGCGAAGGTCGCGTTCATGACGTGCGTGGCGCCGTCATAACTCTCGCTGATGTACGCGAGCTCGTTCACCGTGGCCGTGAGCCCCGTTTCTTCGCGCACCTCGCGAACGACCGTTTCGGAGAGCAGCTCGCCCGGCGCGACGCGTCCGCCGGGCAGATTCCAAAGCGGCTGCGAATGCGATGCGTACGTCGAGGCGACGAGCAGCGCGCGTCCGTCCGCGATCGCGAGTCCGCTCGCCAATCGGATGCCGGCGCTCACGATGCAGCCTGCTCCAATATTTCGAGTGTCCTTTCCGCGGTTTGCGTCCACGGCATCGCGGCGGCGCGAAGCCGACCGCGCTCACGCAGCGAGGCTGCCAGCGCCGCATCGCCGCGGACGCGCGCGATCGCGTCGGCAAGCGCCGCGTCGTCGTCGGGCGGGACGTAGAGCGCTGCATCGCCGGCGACCTCGGGTATCGCCGCGACCCGTGTCGTAATAACGGGTGTTCCGTGTGCCATCGCCTCCAGCACCGGTAGGCCGAAGCCCTCGTAGCGCGAGGGGAAGGCGAAGAGTTCGGCATCGCGATAGAGCGCGGCCAGCGTCCGGTCGTCGATGAATCCGGGCGTTTCCATCGCGATCGTTTCGCCGCCGGTCAAGCCGTCGCCGCGTGACCCGGCAATCACCAAACGCAGCGATGGGTCGTGCCGCTGGACGCGGTCCATCGCCCGTACCAAGATGTCCACGCCCTTGCGCCGTTCGGCGGTGCCGACGAAGAGTACGTACGGATGCGCGCGCGCGATCTCGGCGCCACTCGTTTGCGGATCGGCCGGCAGATCGACGCCGAGCGGAACCGGCGTGAGCCGCTCGAGCGGAATCGAAAGCTCGCGCGCGAGTTCGGTCGCAGAAAAAACCGAATCGGTAATGAGCGAACGGCAATGGGCGACCGCGTTGCGAAAGATCACTTGCGTTTGCGGTGCGTACCCGGGGATGGCAAAATTGGTCGCATCGTGCAGCGTCGCGACCGCAGGCAGGGTGAAATTCGTCCAACTGCAGCCATTCCACGGAAACCAAAGCACGTCGAGCTTGGCGCGACCGTGCAGCGCGCGTGAGACCACCGCGAAATTTTCCCCGTTGGTTTCCCGGCGGTAACGGCTGCGCACCGTCCACGTGAGCAGCTCCGGAACGATCAGCGTCACCTTGACACGATCGGCAAACGTTCTGTGCCACTGATGCAGGATCGCGCGCAGGTATCGACCGATGCCGCGGTGATCGCCGGGAAGGTTCCAGGCATCGACGCCGACTGAAAGCATTGGCAAGTAGTTTCCTACCAAACGGCCGAAAAGCTTGCCGAATGATGCGTCTCTTCGGTCGCCGCCATACCGCGCCGCCGCCCTATACGATGGAGCTGCCGGTCTATTCCGATGACGGCGGCGCATTCGGCGGGGTAAGGAACCGGCGCGTGCTGATCTACTGGCCGCACGGCTTCGGCGACTTCGTACATCTCTCGCACGTCGTGCCGCTCCTCGAACCCTCGAACGAGTATTTCCTCACTCGTTTCGGTGACGATTTCGTTCATCTCTACGATGAAGGCGAGCGTGTGCGCCCGCTCTTCTCGGGTTCGCGCGCGCTCGGCGACGGGTCGACGTTCGGCGCGTCGCCGCACTTCGGAATCGACCTCGATCATCCGCCGGACGGTGCGTGGCGGCTCGACGTACCCGAGCCGCTCAAATCGCGCATGCTCGATCGCGGCATCGATGCGGTGCTCGTGTGCCGGTATCCGGAGATGACCGGACGCACTCCCTATCCGTGGCAGACCAAAGCCCGCTATCTGGCGAGCCGCATCGTCTCGCCGCAACGGCTTGCCGCGACCGACTTCTCGCTGCCGCTGCGCAGTTCGCTCGCCTTTCGGGCCCCCGCCGGCGTGACCGAACGCATCGAAGCGCGCTTGCGCGACTTCGTCGATGCCGGCGCGCGGCTCTATCTCGTTTCGTCGGGCGGGCACACGCAAGTCGACAAGATCTGGCCCGAGCGCGAAGTTGCGAGCTTCGCGCGCGAGCTGCAGCGGCGCGATCCGCTGGCTCGGATCATGACGATCGACGAGCGCACCAGTGCGGCGATCGGTCGCGAACGCGGCCTCGCGCCGACGAGCACCGATCTCTTCGCGGATCTCGATCTGCCCTTTGCGCACGTGCTGGTGACGCTGATACGCGCGGCGCATGCCTACGTCGGCGTTGCTTCGGGCCCGCTGCATGCCGCGATCGCGATGGGCGGACGGCCGACGATCGGGATCTGGCTTGCGCATTGGCCGGAATATTACGACGAACCGTCTGCGGAAACGCTGCATTTGGTAGGACCGATGGTCTACCGCCGCAAGCTCGACCGGCGCATCGGGGCGTTCACCAAAGCGAACGCCGGCGTCCTGAACTACCGCATCGAAGCCTACCGAAGGCATCCACCCTCGAGCACCGACGTGCTGGATGCACTGGAGCGTTTCTCGGCTAGTTAGTCCGCCGCCGCCACCGCGCCGGCGGGAGCGCCGGCCGTTCGCTGCTTCACACGGATGAGAAACACGAGCGGCGTCGCCAGCGCAAAAATGATTGCGGTCACGCGAAAGAGATAGTCGTAGGCGATCATCGTCGACTGCTGCGCCACGATCGAGGTCAACGTGTTGATCGAGTACCCGTGCGTTTGCGTCACGCCGGACGCGAGCTCGTTCCAGGCGACCGCGGTCTGGTGCACCAGCAGCGTGGTGAGAATGGCTATGCCGAAACTGCCGCCGATTTGGCGAACCAGCGTGTACACGCCGGTTGCGCCGGCCATTTCTGAAATCGGGACGTCGCCGAGCGAAACGGTCGTGAGCGGTACGAACAGAAAACCGAGGCCAAAGCCCTGAATGAGCCGCGGCCAGAAAACGTCCCAGTAGCCGGCGTTGGTGTTCAAACCACCGAGCATCCACGTGGAATACCCGAAAACCAAGAACCCGAATGCGATCGACAGCCGCGGATCGATGCGGTTGAGGATCCGGCCGATGATCAGCATGCTGATCGCGGTCGAGATCGCGCCGGGCAACAGCGCCATGCCGGTATCGAACGCCGTAAAATTCAGGATCTGCTGAAAGAACAACGGCAAGATGAGGTTGGTCCCGAACAGGCCGAAGCCGCTGATGATGCCGAGAATGTTGCCGATCGTGAACGAGCGGTACCTGAAGACGTGCAGGTTCACCAGCGGATGGCGGTCGCGGGTCATTTTCCAGATGAACAGCACGAGGGCGACGATCGAAACGATCGTCAAGATCGTGATCGTGTTCGAGCTATACCAGTCGTCGTGTTCCCCGCGCTCAAGCACGTACTGCAGCGATGCCAATCCGACGGTCATCAGGCCCAGTCCGGTAAAATCGAGGCCGGCCTTCGGCTTCTCGATGTATTTGGGATTGGGAATGAACATCATCGTCATCATGACGGCTGCGATGCCGATTGGGATGTTGATGAAGAAAATCAGCGGCCAGCTCGCATTATCCACGATGTAGCCGCCGAGCGTCGGACCGATTGCCGGGCCGACCATCGCGCCTAGTCCGAAGATCGCCATCGCGGCGCCGCGCCGTTCGGGGGGATAGGTTTCAAAGAGAATCGCCTGCGCGGTCGGCTGCAGCGCGCCGCCGCCGATACCTTGGATCACGCGATAGATCACGAGCTGGGTGATGCTGGTCGCCGTACCGCACAGAAAGGAAGCGATCGTGAAGAGCGCGAGCGAGGCAGCATAAAAGCGCTTGCGGCCGAGGAAGGCGGTGAGCCAGCCGTTGAGGGGCATCACGACCACGTTGGCAAGGATGTAGCCGGTCGCGACCCATGAGACTTCGTCGACCGAGGCGCCCAGATTGCCCCCGATCGTGTCGAGCGCAACGTTCACGATCGTGGTATCGATGATCGCCATGATCAGGCCGAGCATGGTGGTGATCGTGATCAACGCGATCGGGGCGTCGTCGCGGTGGGCGAAAGGGTTGCGCATGGATGTCATTAACCGGCTAAGTATATACGCGGTTTCGGAAAACGCGGCCTTCCGTCCAAAATGCCCGGTCTTAACGCCGGTTTAAACAGCATTGACATAGGCTCGAAGTAGTTGAAAGGATGGTGAGATGGAACTCGAAGTCGATGCCCCAACCAATGACGTGATCGCCATGCACTTGACGATTGCCGCACTCGACCAATGGCTCAAGAACGTCAGCTCCGATCGCAGCGGTCAAGAGCTCGGCCGTGAGATCGCGGCGATGTACCGCGAGATTCATGCCGCGGTCGACGAGATGTCGCCTGACGAGGAAGAAGACGACGCGTTCGAATTCGACGACGAAGACGACGAAGACGACGAAGACGAAGACGAAGACGAGGACGAGGACGAGGACGACGAAGAAGAGGAAGACGAGCGAGATTAGTTCGCGGGTAGGAGCAGGCTGACAACGGCTCCACGGCCGGGTCCGTTCGCCAAACGGACCTCGCCGCCGTGGGCTTCGATCAGAACGCGGGCGATCGAGAGGCCTAGACCCGTTCCGCCGCGCGAGCGCGCGGAGTCCGCCCGCCAAAATCGTTCGGTCGCGTGAACGAGCGCCTCGCCGCAAAATCCGGGACCGTCGTCGGCGACGTCGACGCGCACCCACCTGGCATCGGCCACGATCCGTACGCCGATCGTCCCTCCCCCGCCGTGCGTCGCCGCGTTGTGGAGGACGGCGGTCGTTGCGCGCTCGATCGAATCGCCGTGCCCGCGCACGACGGCTCGGTCGCCATGAACCGCGACCCGAACCTCACGCGCCGTATTTCGCATCCGCTCGGCCACGCGCGTGACGACCGCGGCGACGTTGACGGGTTCGCGCGCCACGACCGCGCGATCGCGCATCGTATCCAGCAAGCCGTCGACCAGAAGCTCGATCCGCGTCAACTCGCCGTCGATCGATTCCAGCGCCGCGCGATATTTCTGCGCGTCACGCGGACGCCGTAATGCCAGATCGGTTTCAGCGCGCGCCACGGCGAGCGGCGTGCGCAGTTCGTGCGATGCATCGGCGACGAAACGGCGCTCGGTTTCGAAGCTGGCCTCGAGCCGGTCGAGCATGCGATCGAAGCTCGCGCACAGGCGCGAGAGTTCGTCGTTGCCGCCGGTCCGTATCCGTTTGGAGAGATCGCGCGCTTCGATCTGCTCGGCGAGTTGCGCGATTCGTTCTACCGGACCGAGCATCGCGTTTGCAAGGGCTCGGGAGAAAAGAGCGGCGATTATCACCAGCACGACGCCGACCAAGCTGAACGTCGTAAGGCTCGCGCGCGCCACGTCGGCGATCCACCGATCGCTCTGCCAGGTTACGACCGTGCCGAAGCCGGCGGTCGTCATGTCGAGTTTGGTCGTCCGCGCGAAGCGATAGCCCGCGGCCTGCGCGCCGGTGGGAACGGCTTCGCCGTAGAAAAGGCGACCCTCGCGGTCGAGCACGGCGATATGCTCTTCCGGCACGTGGAGGCGCTTGATTTGGAGAACATCTCTTGCGTCGATCGAAAGCACGCCGTGGTGAACGTCGGCGATTTCGCCCACCGCGAGCGCAAGCGTCGTCAGTTTCGCGTCGAGTTCGGCGCGAAGCGTACGTTCCAGTACAACAAGCGAGATCGCGGCGAAGACGATCGAGCTCGCGGCGACGAGCACCGTTATCGTGAGCGCGATACGCCGGCGCAGGCTCACCCGGTCGGTCCCAACTTGAACCCGATGCCGCGAACCGTGTGGAGCAGCGGCGGCTCGCCGATCGCACAGAGTTTCATCCGCAACCGGCGCGCATACACGTCGAGGACATTCGAAGCGGGATCGGTGGAACGGTCCCACACCGCATCAATCAATGCCTCCCGCGTCACCGTACGCCCAGCATTGCGCAGCAGCGTCTCGAGCAAGGCGACCTCCTTGGATGTAAGGTCGATCGGACGCTCGCCGCGGCGAGCTTCGCGCGAGCGGCGATCGAAGACGAGATCGTCGCAGCGCAGCAGATCGTCGCTCCAGGTCGGCGCGCGGCGGGCGAGGGACCGAAGGCGCGCGTGCAGTTCATCGAGCGCGAACGGTTTGCGAAGATAGTCATCGGCGCCCGCGTCGAGTCCGTCGACGACGTCGCGAGCATCCACCCGCGCCGTGAGAAGCAGAACCGGCGTACCGATACCGCGTTCACGAAGCTCGCGAAGCACGGCGAGACCGTCGCGATGAGGAAGATTGAGGTCGAGGATCGCAACGTCGTAACACGTCGCGATCAAATAGTCAGCGCACTCGCGACCATCGGGGAGCGCGTCGGCGACGTGGCCATCTTCTTGCAGACCCCGAACGATAAGCCGTCGCAACGCGGTGTCATCTTCAACGATCATCACGCGCATGAGGCGAGCTCTTCAGAACGCGGGTTCGCGTCCCTTGCTCAGGGCGCGATCCTTAATCCTTCGATAAAGTCGCCCCGCCGACGACGAGCTCGTTCAACCGCGGGCTGAACACCAAAGGATGGTCGTTGGCGATCTGCGGCGTCTTAATGATCTTAATGACTTTGAGCGTGTTGGGATCGACGACGGCGATGCTAATCGTGGCGATCAATTTCATCGTGCGAACACCGTCGGCGATCACCAACGCCTCGCTACCCGTGTGCGCCGCGTAGACGCGATCTCGCTCTGCATCGACCTGGACATAATCGAAGCGGCTTACGATCGGAACCGCGTGCGGCGGCAGTGCTACGAGCATAGGCACGGTCAGAATTCTACGGCGCTACCATGACGCGGACATGAACGCCGAAAACATAGCTTTTCTTAAGCGCGCGATAAACGCCAGTTAAATTTCGGGCCGTACTGATTCACATATGAGTGTACGGATTTGTGCGGCACTGTTGCTCGCATTTTCTTTTGTGCTATCGCCGGCGCTGGCGCAGCCCCCCGCCGCCGGGGCCACCGTTACCGGACGAATTCTCGAAACGAGCGCCGGGCTGCCGGTGGGAGGCGCGAGCGTCGCGCTTCGCCAAGGCGAAACCGTCGTCGCAACCACGGCGACGGCGAAAGACGGATCGTTTTCCTTTGCCGGCGTCGGACCGGGCGACTATTCGCTGCTGATTACCGCCAACGGTTACCAGACCACGCTGATCCCGATCTTGCATGTCGAACCGGGACAGGCTGCGGTCGAGATGCAGACGGCGCTTACGCCGGCGACGACCGGTCTGAAACAGATCGCCGTCGTCTCGGTAGCCACCAACACCGCGCTGGCAAGCACGGCGACAATCAACAAGAATCTGAATCCGAGCATTCTGCAAGATCAAAACTACATGCGCGCGGGCGATGCACTGGGAACGGTACCGTTCGTTACATCCACGACCAGCAACTCGGTCGGCGATGATGAAAATATCCAATTGCGAGGCTTCGATCCCTCGGAGAGCGTCGCATTGATCGACGGCCACCCCGTCGGCCCGCTGGGCGCGTGCCCGGCGGCGAATAACCCGATCGGCACCGCCCCGTGCCCGTACAATACCAATGGCAGCCTGTTCGACTACCAGCTCGCAGAGTTTTGGGGCATGAGCAACATCGGCGTCACACTCGGCTCGGGCGCGACCGGGCTCTACGGCGTGCCGACGCTTGCCGGTTCGGTGAACTTCGAGACGCTCAATCCGACGCCGACGGATCACTTCACGCTTCTGCAGGGCTACGGCGATCTGAGCAAGCTGATGACCGGATTCTCGTACACGGGAACCGCCGGAAAACTTGGCTTCGCGGGGGCCTATGGCGTCGAAGGGTCGCAGGGCGAGGTCAACGGCCCGATTTTACAGACCGCGATGCTTTCGGGCGCGGATTTCATCAAATCGCTGGGCGGTAAAGACGCGGCCGATTGTGCCGGCGTTGGTTCGCCGACGGCGACGCTTTACGGCAAGAGTATGCCGCCATCACTTCTGCCCGATGACGTCGCAGCGTGCACGACGGACGTCGGCAGCGACTATATGAACAAGAACGCGCTTGCGAAACTGACGTATCAGGTCGACTCGAAGACCTCGGTGCTCGTCTCATTCTACGGCGCGAATTCCAACGCCAACGGCGTCGGCAACGGAGAGGCTTATTGGATGCCGTATAGCCAGATGCTCAGCCAGGCCAACAGCTACGCTTCGAGCGGCGGCTACAATTTCAAATTGAAGCCGAGTGGAACGGAGACGAATTGCGATTCCGCCGCCAACCCGAATCCGATCGCCGTGCTCTACAACAACGCCGCTGGATTCGAGTGTCTCACGGCGCCGCAGTTCGCATCGGACTTCTCGGGAGCGTGGGACAAGGGGCCGGGCGGTTTTCATAACGATCTAGACCAAGACTATCACGCGCGTATCACGCGCCAAATCGGGGCGGGAACGCTCACGATCGACGGCTACGTCGACACCTACAGCGAGTACAACGAGAAACCTGACGTGGACGATTATCTGGCTGCGGAACAGGATACGTGGTACACGCACGGCGGCCTGATCAGCGACGACTACCCCGGCCGGAAGAACGACTTTACGTTCGGCATGTCCTTCCAACACCAGATGCACGAAACGAACCAGTGGCCCGCCGACGGAGTGCCGTGTTTCGGCAACTGTTACGCCGGGTTTCCGTTCGGCGATACGAACTATTTCATCCACGACACCTATGACGCGAGCAATCACTTCTCGGTCTTCACGGACTTGACGCTCGACGACTCGAAGGTCTCCGGCACGACGAGCTTCGACCCGCGCGTCTCGCTCGTCTACCGGCCTGATTCGGCGAACGTCTTGCGCATCACGGGGGGCGCCGCGTCGATCTCGCCCGATCCGGTCCTGTATACCGGCGGCTTGTATCCGAACCCGGGACTCGGCGCGCTCTACTCGCACCTTTCGGGCGGTATCTTCACCGACATGGTGACGAGCGGCGTTGCTTGCGATGCTCCGGTTCCGGCCGTGAATGCGCCCGGTTCGTCCGTAAGGCCGGAGCAGGCCGACGACATTGAGGCCGCGCTGGCGCATCGCTTCCCCAATCAGGCGACGGTGGAAGTCGATGCCTACAACACGATCGAGACGAATCCGATCATCTCGGGTATCGCGCCGCTCTCCGCTGCGCCGGCGGCGCAACTCGCGGCGTTCAACGCGGCGAATCCCGGCTACTTTACGACCGTGCTCGATACGCTCAATGGCCCCGGCGGCTGCGGCACCGGCTACACGATGAGCAGTCTCGGCGAGATCGTGGCAACGAATTCGGGACAGGCGCAGTATCGCGGCGTGAACGTCTACGCGAAGTACCCGATCACCCGTCAGCTCGAGATCGACGGCAACTACACCGTGCAAACGGCATACTACATGGGCCTCTCGCAAACGGTGTTGCTGAACAATCCCGGCTACATCAACGGTCAGCAGTTCTACGGGATTCCGACCGACACGGCGACCCTCGGACTGGGTTACAACAACCGGCAGGGTGCGTGGACGGCCCGGATCGACGGTTACTACGTCGGCAACAACAACTCATATTATCGTCCGGCCTTCTGGTACGCCAATGCGAACATCTCGAAGACCGTGAAAGATATCACGCTCAACTTCGGTATCAGCAACCTGTTCAACAACGACGCCGGAATTTACCAATACACGAACGCCGGTACGGTGATTGCTCAGAACGGATACTATCCTCCGCCGAATTCGTACAATAGTCTGCTCTCACTCCTCCCCCGTCAGGTCTGGCTGACGACGACCGTCCACCTCTAGCGGACTCCGTCCGATGGACTCGAAGAAGCGCGCATGATTGCATTGCAGTATGCGCGCTTCGGTGAGCCCGCTGAAGTCGTCGTACCGACCGATGTCCCAGTCCCCGCACCGCGCGAGGGTGAAGAAGTTCTGCTCCGGATGGTGCGCTCGCCGATTCACAACCACGATCTGGCGACGATCCGCGGCATCTACGGCGTACGCCCGAAGCTGCCGGCGATCGGCGGCACCGAATTCCTGGGCCGGATCGGCGATAAGCGGTACGCCGGCACCGCCAAAGGCGCGTGGGCCGAGGACATCGTGGCCAATAGCGCCGCGCTGGTGCCGGTGCCCGAGGGGATCGACGACGATCGCGCCTGTCAACTGCTGGCGATGCCGCTCTCGACGCTCGTGCTCTTCGACGACCTGCGCACGCGACCGGGCATGTGGATCGCGCAGACCGCCGCGAACGGCGCTGTCGGCAAGATGCTGATGTTGCTCGCGCAGCGCCATGGCGTGAACATCGTCAATTTCGTTCGGCGTCCCGAGGCTGCGGAAGAGCTGAAGAAATACGGCGCGCGGTTTATCGTCGTGACCGATCACGAAGGGTGGGAGAAGGAGGCGCACGAGCTGACCGGCGGCGCGGGATTCGCACGCATCGTCGACTCCGTCGCGGGACCGCAGACGGTGGGTCTGCAAAAACTGCTTGCCCAATTTGGCGAGCTGATCGTTTTCGGCGCCCTTTCCGGCTCCTCG encodes the following:
- a CDS encoding ATP-binding protein, which gives rise to MSLRRRIALTITVLVAASSIVFAAISLVVLERTLRAELDAKLTTLALAVGEIADVHHGVLSIDARDVLQIKRLHVPEEHIAVLDREGRLFYGEAVPTGAQAAGYRFARTTKLDMTTAGFGTVVTWQSDRWIADVARASLTTFSLVGVVLVIIAALFSRALANAMLGPVERIAQLAEQIEARDLSKRIRTGGNDELSRLCASFDRMLDRLEASFETERRFVADASHELRTPLAVARAETDLALRRPRDAQKYRAALESIDGELTRIELLVDGLLDTMRDRAVVAREPVNVAAVVTRVAERMRNTAREVRVAVHGDRAVVRGHGDSIERATTAVLHNAATHGGGGTIGVRIVADARWVRVDVADDGPGFCGEALVHATERFWRADSARSRGGTGLGLSIARVLIEAHGGEVRLANGPGRGAVVSLLLPAN
- a CDS encoding response regulator transcription factor yields the protein MRVMIVEDDTALRRLIVRGLQEDGHVADALPDGRECADYLIATCYDVAILDLNLPHRDGLAVLRELRERGIGTPVLLLTARVDARDVVDGLDAGADDYLRKPFALDELHARLRSLARRAPTWSDDLLRCDDLVFDRRSREARRGERPIDLTSKEVALLETLLRNAGRTVTREALIDAVWDRSTDPASNVLDVYARRLRMKLCAIGEPPLLHTVRGIGFKLGPTG
- a CDS encoding TonB-dependent receptor, encoding MSVRICAALLLAFSFVLSPALAQPPAAGATVTGRILETSAGLPVGGASVALRQGETVVATTATAKDGSFSFAGVGPGDYSLLITANGYQTTLIPILHVEPGQAAVEMQTALTPATTGLKQIAVVSVATNTALASTATINKNLNPSILQDQNYMRAGDALGTVPFVTSTTSNSVGDDENIQLRGFDPSESVALIDGHPVGPLGACPAANNPIGTAPCPYNTNGSLFDYQLAEFWGMSNIGVTLGSGATGLYGVPTLAGSVNFETLNPTPTDHFTLLQGYGDLSKLMTGFSYTGTAGKLGFAGAYGVEGSQGEVNGPILQTAMLSGADFIKSLGGKDAADCAGVGSPTATLYGKSMPPSLLPDDVAACTTDVGSDYMNKNALAKLTYQVDSKTSVLVSFYGANSNANGVGNGEAYWMPYSQMLSQANSYASSGGYNFKLKPSGTETNCDSAANPNPIAVLYNNAAGFECLTAPQFASDFSGAWDKGPGGFHNDLDQDYHARITRQIGAGTLTIDGYVDTYSEYNEKPDVDDYLAAEQDTWYTHGGLISDDYPGRKNDFTFGMSFQHQMHETNQWPADGVPCFGNCYAGFPFGDTNYFIHDTYDASNHFSVFTDLTLDDSKVSGTTSFDPRVSLVYRPDSANVLRITGGAASISPDPVLYTGGLYPNPGLGALYSHLSGGIFTDMVTSGVACDAPVPAVNAPGSSVRPEQADDIEAALAHRFPNQATVEVDAYNTIETNPIISGIAPLSAAPAAQLAAFNAANPGYFTTVLDTLNGPGGCGTGYTMSSLGEIVATNSGQAQYRGVNVYAKYPITRQLEIDGNYTVQTAYYMGLSQTVLLNNPGYINGQQFYGIPTDTATLGLGYNNRQGAWTARIDGYYVGNNNSYYRPAFWYANANISKTVKDITLNFGISNLFNNDAGIYQYTNAGTVIAQNGYYPPPNSYNSLLSLLPRQVWLTTTVHL
- a CDS encoding zinc-binding dehydrogenase, which gives rise to MIALQYARFGEPAEVVVPTDVPVPAPREGEEVLLRMVRSPIHNHDLATIRGIYGVRPKLPAIGGTEFLGRIGDKRYAGTAKGAWAEDIVANSAALVPVPEGIDDDRACQLLAMPLSTLVLFDDLRTRPGMWIAQTAANGAVGKMLMLLAQRHGVNIVNFVRRPEAAEELKKYGARFIVVTDHEGWEKEAHELTGGAGFARIVDSVAGPQTVGLQKLLAQFGELIVFGALSGSSMKLAPGLMIAQESVVRGFWLNAWIQRNAEKREGLVRRVFELALAGELPLPVAGVYPLRDASAALKAAEAAGRGGKVLFAV